The proteins below come from a single Cylindrospermopsis raciborskii Cr2010 genomic window:
- a CDS encoding ferredoxin-thioredoxin reductase variable chain, which produces MKIGDRVRVKESVIVYHHPENKGQGFDIKGAEGEISAIVTQWQGRPVSANFPILVQFSKKFKAHLRESELETTS; this is translated from the coding sequence ATGAAGATTGGCGATCGCGTGCGTGTAAAAGAGTCGGTGATAGTTTACCACCACCCGGAAAATAAAGGTCAGGGGTTTGACATTAAGGGTGCGGAAGGTGAAATTTCCGCCATTGTTACCCAATGGCAAGGTAGACCAGTGAGTGCTAACTTCCCCATTCTAGTCCAGTTTAGCAAAAAGTTCAAAGCCCATTTAAGAGAGAGTGAATTGGAGACAACTAGTTAG